A genomic stretch from Vulpes lagopus strain Blue_001 chromosome 11, ASM1834538v1, whole genome shotgun sequence includes:
- the HOXD12 gene encoding homeobox protein Hox-D12: MCERSLYRAGYVGSLLNLQSPDSFYFSNLRPNGGQLAALPPISYPRGALPWATAPASCAPAQPAAATAFGSFSQPYLAGSGPLGLQPLGAKDGPEEQAKFYAPDVAPGPEERGRARPPFVPESGLAPAAAALKAAKYDYAGVGRAAAGSAALLEGPPCAAGFKDDAKGPLNLNMTVQAAGVASCLRPSLPDGLPWGAAPGRTRKKRKPYTKQQIAELENEFLLNEFINRQKRKELSNRLNLSDQQVKIWFQNRRMKKKRVVLREQALALY, translated from the exons ATGTGCGAGCGCAGTCTCTACAGAGCGGGCTACGTGGGCTCGCTTCTGAATCTGCAGTCGCCTGACTCCTTCTACTTCTCCAACCTGCGGCCGAATGGCGGCCAGCTGGCCGCGCTCCCCCCCATCTCATACCCGCGAGGCGCGCTGCCCTGGGCCACCGCGCCCGCCTCCTGCGCCCCAGCGCAGCCTGCCGCGGCCACCGCCTTCGGCAGCTTCTCGCAGCCCTACCTGGCCGGTTCCGGCCCGCTTGGCCTACAGCCCCTGGGCGCCAAGGACGGACCCGAAGAGCAGGCCAAATTCTATGCGCCCGATGTGGCTCCCGGGCCGGAGGAGCGTGGCCGGGCGCGGCCGCCCTTCGTCCCCGAATCTGGCCTGGCCCCCGCGGCCGCTGCTCTCAAGGCCGCCAAGTACGACTACGCGGGCGTGGGCCGCGCGGCAGCCGGCTCTGCGGCCCTGCTCGAGGGGCCCCCCTGCGCTGCCGGCTTCAAGGACGACGCCAAGGGCCCGCTCAACTTGAACATGACAGTGCAGGCGGCGGGCGTCGCCTCCTGCCTGCGACCTTCGCTGCCCGACG GCCTGCCGTGGGGGGCGGCCCCAGGGAGGACCCGCAAGAAGCGGAAACCCTACACCAAGCAGCAGATCGCGGAGCTGGAGAACGAATTCCTCCTCAACGAATTCATCAACCGCCAGAAGCGCAAGGAATTGTCCAACAGGCTGAACCTCAGCGACCAGCAGGTCAAAATCTGGTTCCAGAATCGGCGTATGAAAAAGAAGCGCGTGGTCCTGCGCGAGCAGGCGCTGGCGCTGTACTAA